A window of Ignatzschineria indica genomic DNA:
TTTTAAAGAGAAGATAGCTCGCTTCTCCTGCTTTGATCGTTAGTGGAAAGGCAGATTTTGTGCCGTAAAGATCTTTAAGCGCTTGGGGAAGATGTTCATGACCTGTTATCGCACCTTGATTGGCTCTAAAGAGGGGACAATTTCCCTGATTGAGAGAGATATCTTGAATTGTTACTGTGCTATGAGGCGCTGTGAGAAGAATCATCGTTATTGAGCTATTAGGTGTCTCTCTGCTAACACGGTACTCTGCTGCGAGCAGTGTGGAACTAGGCGCTGATAATGCCGAGGAGTCTAAGTGGTTAGTCGCTATTTTCTGCTCCTTCGCGGTAGGGTTGACTGTATCGATAGCGGTTTCGATATCCTGACTATTCTGATCTCGCATTGCCCGGCAATCAGCAAGATCTTTGCTAATCTCTCTATTTTGTGGGTTAAATACCCCTAAGTATTCTCCATTCCAAAAGAGCTCAAAGAAGCTCGCTTGAGAGAGCGCCTGTGTAAGTTGATTCCATTCCCGAGCGCCTTTATCACTAAAGGTCTCTTCCGGAACGGAGTAGGATCGCCCATCAATGGCAAGTTCAATCGGTGCTAGTACGCCATCATCATCGTAGGCAGGGACTTGATTCCCTTGAAAGTAGATAGTAACGCCATGATCATAATCCGCGCCGGCCCCTACATTACAACTAATAAATAGCTCGGCACCGTCATTATTTTCTAAACTATATTCAAGATAACCTTGCCCAAAACCACTGTTCCAGGTGAAAGGTGTAGCATAAGCAGCTGTAGCAATAGAACCTACTGCACAGAGCATCATCGCGGCTTTTCTCATAAGCTCTCCTAAAGTATCGCTTCAATCAATATTTTTAAATTATTTTCACATTATAAACCGGCGATATTTTAAGTGTTTCTAAATTATCTTACTTTTTGACTTATCGATCGATATAGTCATTATTTTTTAAAATGTTTTATGTGAAACATTTTGTTTTTAATCGATATGATGAGGAGATAGAAGTTCTTCATTTATTTTTTAGGTTCTATCTTTTTGGTTTTTATTATATTTTTGATGAAGAAGAGCTGTGTAAAAATTCAACTATCCGGAAATTCCGGATAGTTCGAAAATAGTGTAGTAGAAAGGCTTTCAGATAAAATTGATCATTATAATTCAGATGTGATTTTTATCGTTGGTTATCGCGCTCGTTCAACAAGAGAGGCCTAATTTCGGAAATGAGCAACGCGTATATTAGGTGAATATTTAACGAAAGGTTTTGTCCTTGATGATGAGCAGCTTAAAAACATACCGGCGGCAAACTTATTTTTTCCAGATTATTTTGATGAATTACTCGAGCTATACGGGATGTTTATCTAAGAGTGAGAGAGATTTTTGCTATGGTAGCGGATTATGATCCGACTTTGAGGGAAACAACATAATTTTTCCAAGTGATTCAAAAAAATCGTAATTATGTGGTTTGATTTTGCAGAGAATCAAGCAAAGCATCGTAAACAAGTTTTCTTGAAAGATTGGACGGAAAAACCAGATCAGTTTTTAGAATTTAATAAGAGAGCAGTCTTGGATGGAGCGGGAACGATCACTAAAAAAACTAGCTGATCAAAAGCTGGCACAGAGTATGATTTTTTTGTAAAAAGATGCAGAGAAAATAGAGAAAAAGAGGGAGAACGGCAATATTTTCGTACACTTGAAACATTAGTAGGAGATAAAAAATAAGGAGTGGGAATCTTCAAAACTCCAAGAGAAGCTCAGAGGTAAGACTCTGGTTAGAAGTTAATGCTTTAGTTTCTTGCATAATGAGGGAAATGCTCGACTCATGCGATACTATCTAAATTTAATATTAGTTGGAGCAAATCAAATTCCAGACAGAAAAAAGCCCGCTAAATAGCGGGCTTTAAGACTTTGTGATGGTGTCTAGGGTCGGAATCTTAAAAGTATATATAGCTATATATGTAGCTTTATCAATCACGTTGTTGAAATTAGGGATAGATAAAAAATATATATTGCATTTTTTATTTGGAGCAATAATTGACTCATTTTAGGATGTGGTTCTATTAGTAGTAAGGTATTTGCTACTAATAAATTTTTTGAACTCATAATTATTACATAACTCAAGTTCTATAACATTTTTATAATGATTCAGTCCTGTTATACGAGACTTATCAGCTGTTATCTGACTTAGAGTCTGTATAATATCCTCGAATGTAAGAGGATATTTCAAAAAGTTTTTTATAGTAGTTTCAAATTCGGAAATAATACCGGAAGCTTTGTGAGAGAATCTCTCTAGTAAATTTAAAGTTGTATAATGATTTTCAATTTTCTGAAATAATTCAGGGCATATGTTATTTCGATTTTCAAGGAAAAAAGATACAGAAAAAGAATCATCTTCTTTGGTTATTTTGACAAAGAGGTACTGAGTCTCAGGTAGTATATCTAAATATAAATTTAATACATGTAGTTCTGAGTTTTGATTTAGCCAAGCATTCCCTTTCTTTGTATTGCAAATAGAACATGCTGGGAATAGGTTTTTAGGATGTGCTGAAAACTGGGGGAAAATTGACTGTGGAGCGATATGATCAAATGAGCTGATGCTATCGATAGTGCAGTACTGACAAGTATCTAATTGTCTGTTACCATCTAAAGTTAAAATATTTTTTCTTAATTGTTTAAAATGAGTAGAAGAATAACTATATAGCTCTTTAATATCTTTTTCTTCTTTGGAGTTATAGGTATGTCTTGGGGTAAGATCTTCTAGGTTGTTACGCTCAAAACAATTTTCATATTCTTCAAAGTTCTTTTTTATACGAGAGGAAAGAGTTGTTATTCTTTCTTTGTAAGGAGGAGAGATATCATTTTTTCTTGTTCTTTTAGACTGGATAACTTTATCTAAGAAATCAGAACTAGACTCAGAGTAATGTTTTAAGTTCCTCATTTTGTCATTCCCCTTTTTTTAATAGGCTTTTTAATAAAATAGATACATTTAAGCTTAAAGGAGTGTCTTTGTTGCTTGTTAAAGTATCAACGATCTTCTCATAGCTATATCGCTCTTGTATTAAATTTTGAATTTCTTCTTTAAAGTAACTTGGTATATCTCTTGTTCCAAATAT
This region includes:
- a CDS encoding HNH endonuclease codes for the protein MRNLKHYSESSSDFLDKVIQSKRTRKNDISPPYKERITTLSSRIKKNFEEYENCFERNNLEDLTPRHTYNSKEEKDIKELYSYSSTHFKQLRKNILTLDGNRQLDTCQYCTIDSISSFDHIAPQSIFPQFSAHPKNLFPACSICNTKKGNAWLNQNSELHVLNLYLDILPETQYLFVKITKEDDSFSVSFFLENRNNICPELFQKIENHYTTLNLLERFSHKASGIISEFETTIKNFLKYPLTFEDIIQTLSQITADKSRITGLNHYKNVIELELCNNYEFKKFISSKYLTTNRTTS